One window of the Benincasa hispida cultivar B227 chromosome 3, ASM972705v1, whole genome shotgun sequence genome contains the following:
- the LOC120074131 gene encoding diacylglycerol kinase theta-like has translation MALVPGNSTKQYQLSQVHPNHSLMHHSDDRDYTCHGCKTSGTGPRYRCHACNVDVHTYCSDSPQELSSFLHHHRLTLVPRMDHRCCDICRESIDGMLYRCNRCDFDVHPLCTQFPEQVRHVIDDHHKLTLRKLSSGRCSVCEIDCSSLWVYGCNVCGVNIHPKCLLKPYGSPTKSRSIPYAHAPPWAAAHQPNGYYVNPNGYGGGHFSHGGVPAPWGFPNHHFNYPPGANYGGRPPSPSTWGSIFGGGMFALVQNLTAGAIIEFIFGSVGA, from the coding sequence ATGGCGCTGGTACCCGGAAACTCCACAAAGCAATATCAGTTATCCCAAGTCCATCCAAACCATTCTCTAATGCATCATTCCGACGACCGTGATTACACCTGCCACGGCTGCAAGACCTCCGGCACCGGCCCCCGATACCGATGCCACGCCTGCAACGTCGACGTCCATACATACTGCTCCGATTCCCCCCAGGAATTATCCTCCTTCCTCCACCACCATCGCCTCACTCTGGTTCCCCGTATGGACCATCGGTGCTGCGATATCTGCCGTGAATCTATCGACGGCATGCTTTACCGCTGCAACCGCTGCGACTTCGACGTCCACCCACTTTGTACTCAATTCCCTGAGCAGGTCCGCCACGTCATCGACGACCATCATAAGCTGACCCTCCGCAAGCTCTCCTCTGGGCGATGTTCTGTTTGCGAAATTGATTGTTCTTCTCTCTGGGTCTACGGCTGCAATGTTTGTGGAGTCAATATTCACCCCAAATGCCTGCTTAAGCCATACGGTTCGCCGACGAAATCTCGCAGTATACCTTACGCGCACGCGCCGCCGTGGGCGGCGGCGCATCAACCCAATGGTTATTATGTGAATCCAAATGGTTATGGTGGTGGCCATTTTTCTCACGGCGGAGTTCCGGCTCCTTGGGGATTTCCGAATCATCATTTTAATTATCCTCCTGGAGCTAATTATGGTGGACGTCCACCGTCGCCGTCAACTTGGGGATCAATATTTGGGGGTGGAATGTTTGCTCTGGTTCAAAATTTGACCGCAGGTGCTATTATTGAGTTTATTTTCGGTTCTGTTGGTGCTTAG
- the LOC120072557 gene encoding uracil phosphoribosyltransferase isoform X3: MNPPMAKEAKPVSEDRMLSMDLQVYVPPHPLIKHWVSVLRNEQTPCPIFKNAMAELGRLLIYEASRDWLPTVTGEIQSPMGVASVEFVDPREPVAIIPILRAGLALAEYASSVLPATKLYHLGISRDEETLQPTVYLNKLPENFPEGCRIFVVDPMLATGGTIVAALDLLKERGIGNKQIKVISAVAAPPALQKLSEKFPGLHVYTGIIDQTVNEKGFIIPGLGDAGDRSFGT; this comes from the exons ATGAACCCTCCCATGGCGAAGGAGGCGAAGCCTGTTTCAGAGGATAGAATGCTC TCGATGGATTTACAGGTGTATGTTCCGCCTCATCCATTGATCAAGCACTGGGTTTCCGTTTTGAGGAATGAACAAACTCCTTGCCCCATTTTTA AAAATGCAATGGCAGAGCTTGGGAGGCTACTTATTTATGAAGCTTCAAGGGATTGGTTG CCTACTGTAACGGGAGAGATACAGTCACCCATGGGTGTTGCTTCAGTTGAGTTTGTCGATCCGAGAGAGCCTGTGGCT ATAATTCCTATCCTCAGAGCTGGTCTAGCTCTTGCAGAATACGCATCATCTGTGCTGCCTGCAACAAAATTGTACCATCTTG GAATAAGCAGGGACGAGGAGACTCTTCAACCAACTGTATATCTTAACAA GTTACCAGAAAATTTTCCTGAAGGTTGTAGAATCTTTGTGGTCGATCCCATGCTTGCAACCG GTGGCACAATAGTGGCAGCTCTTGATCTCTTGAAGGAACGTGGAATTGGCAACAAGCAAATTAAAGTG ATATCTGCTGTTGCTGCCCCTCCTGCCCTTCAAAAGCTCAGCGAGAAGTTTCCAGG GCTACATGTATACACCGGAATTATTGACCAGACTGTTAATGAAAAAGG GTTTATAATTCCTGGACTTGGAGATGCTGGCGATCGGAGCTTCGGCACATAA
- the LOC120072557 gene encoding uracil phosphoribosyltransferase isoform X4 has protein sequence MNPPMAKEAKPVSEDRMLVYVPPHPLIKHWVSVLRNEQTPCPIFKNAMAELGRLLIYEASRDWLPTVTGEIQSPMGVASVEFVDPREPVAIIPILRAGLALAEYASSVLPATKLYHLGISRDEETLQPTVYLNKLPENFPEGCRIFVVDPMLATGGTIVAALDLLKERGIGNKQIKVISAVAAPPALQKLSEKFPGLHVYTGIIDQTVNEKGFIIPGLGDAGDRSFGT, from the exons ATGAACCCTCCCATGGCGAAGGAGGCGAAGCCTGTTTCAGAGGATAGAATGCTC GTGTATGTTCCGCCTCATCCATTGATCAAGCACTGGGTTTCCGTTTTGAGGAATGAACAAACTCCTTGCCCCATTTTTA AAAATGCAATGGCAGAGCTTGGGAGGCTACTTATTTATGAAGCTTCAAGGGATTGGTTG CCTACTGTAACGGGAGAGATACAGTCACCCATGGGTGTTGCTTCAGTTGAGTTTGTCGATCCGAGAGAGCCTGTGGCT ATAATTCCTATCCTCAGAGCTGGTCTAGCTCTTGCAGAATACGCATCATCTGTGCTGCCTGCAACAAAATTGTACCATCTTG GAATAAGCAGGGACGAGGAGACTCTTCAACCAACTGTATATCTTAACAA GTTACCAGAAAATTTTCCTGAAGGTTGTAGAATCTTTGTGGTCGATCCCATGCTTGCAACCG GTGGCACAATAGTGGCAGCTCTTGATCTCTTGAAGGAACGTGGAATTGGCAACAAGCAAATTAAAGTG ATATCTGCTGTTGCTGCCCCTCCTGCCCTTCAAAAGCTCAGCGAGAAGTTTCCAGG GCTACATGTATACACCGGAATTATTGACCAGACTGTTAATGAAAAAGG GTTTATAATTCCTGGACTTGGAGATGCTGGCGATCGGAGCTTCGGCACATAA
- the LOC120073580 gene encoding glycine-rich cell wall structural protein 1.8-like, with amino-acid sequence MLRQSKVVAKRVHNGKIKTGGRAYNGGQIDVVINDRNNVNTSTFTGDRAVDAGGDWGFNSNSGWGYDTGGGGNGFGGGGGGGYDGGGSGGSNGGGGGGCDTGGGGGGGGSTSY; translated from the exons ATGTTAAGACAGTCAAAGGTTGTGGCCAAAAG AGTTCATAATGGCAAAATTAAAACTGGCGGACGCGCTTACAATGGGGGCCAAATTGACGTAGTCATTAATGATAGGAACAATGTGAATACAAGCACCTTCACCGGAGATAGAGCTGTTGATGCCGGTGGTGATTGGGGTTTTAACAGCAACAGTGGATGGGGCTATGATACCGGAGGTGGTGGTAATGGCTTTGGTGGCGGAGGCGGAGGCGGATACGACGGCGGAGGCAGTGGTGGCTCTAAtgggggagggggagggggaTGTGATACTGGAGGTGGTGGTGGCGGCGGAGGTTCAACTAGCTATTGA
- the LOC120072557 gene encoding uracil phosphoribosyltransferase isoform X2: MASCRINLPHRCSPGTPRLGPTSSLQNPNPLPQLLPPFPFSRLNSSKLSSSRIRHRSIVAMNPPMAKEAKPVSEDRMLVYVPPHPLIKHWVSVLRNEQTPCPIFKNAMAELGRLLIYEASRDWLPTVTGEIQSPMGVASVEFVDPREPVAIIPILRAGLALAEYASSVLPATKLYHLGISRDEETLQPTVYLNKLPENFPEGCRIFVVDPMLATGGTIVAALDLLKERGIGNKQIKVISAVAAPPALQKLSEKFPGLHVYTGIIDQTVNEKGFIIPGLGDAGDRSFGT, translated from the exons ATGGCTTCGTGCCGCATAAATCTTCCTCACCGGTGTTCTCCCGGAACGCCGCGCCTTGGTCCTACTTCTTCCCTCCAAAACCCTAATCCTCTTCCTCAGTTACTTCCTCCATTTCCATTTTCTCGTCTCAATTCCAGTAAG TTATCCTCTTCCAGAATCCGCCACCGAAGTATTGTTGCCATGAACCCTCCCATGGCGAAGGAGGCGAAGCCTGTTTCAGAGGATAGAATGCTC GTGTATGTTCCGCCTCATCCATTGATCAAGCACTGGGTTTCCGTTTTGAGGAATGAACAAACTCCTTGCCCCATTTTTA AAAATGCAATGGCAGAGCTTGGGAGGCTACTTATTTATGAAGCTTCAAGGGATTGGTTG CCTACTGTAACGGGAGAGATACAGTCACCCATGGGTGTTGCTTCAGTTGAGTTTGTCGATCCGAGAGAGCCTGTGGCT ATAATTCCTATCCTCAGAGCTGGTCTAGCTCTTGCAGAATACGCATCATCTGTGCTGCCTGCAACAAAATTGTACCATCTTG GAATAAGCAGGGACGAGGAGACTCTTCAACCAACTGTATATCTTAACAA GTTACCAGAAAATTTTCCTGAAGGTTGTAGAATCTTTGTGGTCGATCCCATGCTTGCAACCG GTGGCACAATAGTGGCAGCTCTTGATCTCTTGAAGGAACGTGGAATTGGCAACAAGCAAATTAAAGTG ATATCTGCTGTTGCTGCCCCTCCTGCCCTTCAAAAGCTCAGCGAGAAGTTTCCAGG GCTACATGTATACACCGGAATTATTGACCAGACTGTTAATGAAAAAGG GTTTATAATTCCTGGACTTGGAGATGCTGGCGATCGGAGCTTCGGCACATAA
- the LOC120072557 gene encoding uracil phosphoribosyltransferase isoform X1, protein MASCRINLPHRCSPGTPRLGPTSSLQNPNPLPQLLPPFPFSRLNSSKLSSSRIRHRSIVAMNPPMAKEAKPVSEDRMLSMDLQVYVPPHPLIKHWVSVLRNEQTPCPIFKNAMAELGRLLIYEASRDWLPTVTGEIQSPMGVASVEFVDPREPVAIIPILRAGLALAEYASSVLPATKLYHLGISRDEETLQPTVYLNKLPENFPEGCRIFVVDPMLATGGTIVAALDLLKERGIGNKQIKVISAVAAPPALQKLSEKFPGLHVYTGIIDQTVNEKGFIIPGLGDAGDRSFGT, encoded by the exons ATGGCTTCGTGCCGCATAAATCTTCCTCACCGGTGTTCTCCCGGAACGCCGCGCCTTGGTCCTACTTCTTCCCTCCAAAACCCTAATCCTCTTCCTCAGTTACTTCCTCCATTTCCATTTTCTCGTCTCAATTCCAGTAAG TTATCCTCTTCCAGAATCCGCCACCGAAGTATTGTTGCCATGAACCCTCCCATGGCGAAGGAGGCGAAGCCTGTTTCAGAGGATAGAATGCTC TCGATGGATTTACAGGTGTATGTTCCGCCTCATCCATTGATCAAGCACTGGGTTTCCGTTTTGAGGAATGAACAAACTCCTTGCCCCATTTTTA AAAATGCAATGGCAGAGCTTGGGAGGCTACTTATTTATGAAGCTTCAAGGGATTGGTTG CCTACTGTAACGGGAGAGATACAGTCACCCATGGGTGTTGCTTCAGTTGAGTTTGTCGATCCGAGAGAGCCTGTGGCT ATAATTCCTATCCTCAGAGCTGGTCTAGCTCTTGCAGAATACGCATCATCTGTGCTGCCTGCAACAAAATTGTACCATCTTG GAATAAGCAGGGACGAGGAGACTCTTCAACCAACTGTATATCTTAACAA GTTACCAGAAAATTTTCCTGAAGGTTGTAGAATCTTTGTGGTCGATCCCATGCTTGCAACCG GTGGCACAATAGTGGCAGCTCTTGATCTCTTGAAGGAACGTGGAATTGGCAACAAGCAAATTAAAGTG ATATCTGCTGTTGCTGCCCCTCCTGCCCTTCAAAAGCTCAGCGAGAAGTTTCCAGG GCTACATGTATACACCGGAATTATTGACCAGACTGTTAATGAAAAAGG GTTTATAATTCCTGGACTTGGAGATGCTGGCGATCGGAGCTTCGGCACATAA
- the LOC120074144 gene encoding uncharacterized protein LOC120074144, which produces MAPVPKTTKFHFTHPNHPLQLHSDDHHGYICDGCKTSGSGTRFRCHSCNFDLHEYCANCPEKLISSSIHHHPLTLLLRKPDGTRLNDRICDICQDSVDGLFYWCKDCDFNAHPFCTQLPKSLRHVIDSQHFLNLQKLPSGGCAVCKKDCSSLWVYGCEICRVNIHLECLLEPCESPPSQRPSGGGRGTTTFRGVPPPWGSWPPPFPSGGFQWNGGYNSGGQFGNNYGNFGMGGYYGNYGYAAPYVVPDYPSVYHNYGAPPASSESGGKLGKSMFALVGRLTVGVMSSVIFGFPIGL; this is translated from the coding sequence ATGGCTCCGGTACCGAAGACCACCAAATTCCATTTCACTCATCCAAACCACCCTTTGCAATTGCACTCCGACGACCACCATGGTTACATTTGCGACGGTTGTAAAACCTCCGGTTCCGGTACCCGGTTCCGATGCCATTCCTGCAATTTCGATCTCCATGAATACTGCGCCAATTGCCCGGAGAAACTCATCTCCTCCTCCATCCACCACCATCCCCTCACTCTCCTCCTCCGTAAGCCCGATGGCACTCGCCTCAACGACCGAATTTGCGACATTTGCCAGGACTCCGTCGACGGGCTGTTCTACTGGTGCAAAGACTGCGATTTCAACGCCCACCCATTTTGCACCCAGCTCCCTAAAAGCCTCCGCCATGTAATTGACAGCCAACATTTTCTGAACCTCCAAAAGCTGCCATCCGGTGGCTGCGCCGTTTGTAAAAAGGATTGTTCTTCTCTTTGGGTGTACGGATGTGAGATTTGTAGAGTTAATATTCATCTCGAGTGTCTGTTGGAGCCGTGTGAGTCGCCGCCGAGTCAACGGCCGAGTGGGGGAGGGAGAGGGACGACTACTTTTCGTGGAGTGCCGCCGCCGTGGGGAAGTTGGCCACCTCCGTTTCCCAGCGGTGGGTTTCAGTGGAATGGTGGGTATAATTCTGGTGGGCAATTTGGTAATAATTACGGTAATTTTGGTATGGGAGGGTATTATGGGAATTATGGCTACGCCGCCCCTTACGTCGTTCCCGATTACCCTTCTGTGTATCACAATTATGGAGCGCCGCCGGCATCGTCCGAAAGTGGGGGAAAGCTTGGGAAGTCAATGTTTGCGCTCGTCGGTAGACTGACCGTTGGTGTGATGTCTAGTGTTATTTTTGGGTTTCCCATCGGCCTCTAA